The bacterium genome has a window encoding:
- a CDS encoding fibronectin type III domain-containing protein: protein MKKFIWLSAAIILVIAAGCSDLERNDVTAPHASAPAANGPALDGWRCFEDPAALAKTVPVSGNIQVGVLLVNLTGTATANVLDSSSADYVSGRMALVDDLYDEMSDGSDTVETTIIGIYSIANDISDPSDSLWAWRAHADAAAGAAAIAPYDVLMYVFPKGTVWELDGFGGTAGNDIINMFKWWDLGSNYAHELGHLRGFSHSGLASSGSEYGDFSCFMSSSWFGGEGGQWVPLRQPNAVWKAEAGYFDAATEIRELTAPGTHTVYLVPTERIPAEAPTTPDGSAYRLLKVHQSAMPTTGDVEFFSFRRSEGAFDSSSSPTFAPLMDQVHVHSQDVSGGDSWRQDELSPGDTYYGAGYSVTFENFVADAGGPETDSIVELTVVIDEFLPPSDLDVVTVTSNQAVIDWSAVPNAVQYTVGRDNVPVAVIDGSGPLEYVDTNVVAGATYDYQVFATNADSVDSDWSDPLTVVMDCADGFGIAIAPAARIRSTIIKKPGATAETWTVTIDSDDSPSCGSRTFTISGSSNSLYDVAPNPASVTIPAGGSTTVDVKLAFWQAAGEGIYPFTVTVDDADPGIADQDVAGNLIIDLTAPSVPNGLASTMKKFNKVKVIWNPSSDPLSGVASYEIKRDGSIVGGSTTNYFVDTVDAMQSHTYAVRAIDAAGHVSGWSALHTYIPGIQ, encoded by the coding sequence GTGAAAAAGTTCATCTGGCTCAGCGCCGCGATCATCCTGGTCATCGCCGCCGGTTGCTCCGATCTGGAGCGCAACGACGTGACGGCTCCGCACGCGAGTGCACCTGCCGCCAACGGTCCAGCACTGGACGGTTGGAGATGTTTCGAAGACCCGGCGGCCCTGGCCAAGACCGTCCCGGTTTCCGGGAACATCCAGGTCGGTGTCCTGCTGGTCAACCTCACCGGCACGGCCACCGCGAACGTCCTGGACTCGTCATCGGCCGACTACGTCTCCGGCCGCATGGCGCTGGTCGACGACCTCTATGACGAGATGTCCGACGGCTCGGATACGGTCGAGACCACGATCATCGGCATCTACTCCATCGCCAACGACATCTCCGATCCTTCCGATTCCCTGTGGGCCTGGCGGGCTCACGCCGATGCCGCCGCCGGCGCCGCCGCCATCGCCCCGTACGACGTGCTGATGTACGTGTTCCCGAAGGGCACCGTATGGGAACTCGATGGCTTCGGCGGCACGGCCGGCAACGACATCATCAACATGTTCAAGTGGTGGGATCTGGGTTCGAACTACGCCCACGAACTCGGTCACCTGCGCGGATTCTCGCACTCGGGCCTGGCTTCATCCGGCAGCGAGTACGGCGACTTCTCGTGCTTCATGAGCAGCTCGTGGTTCGGTGGCGAGGGCGGCCAGTGGGTCCCGTTGCGACAGCCCAATGCGGTCTGGAAGGCCGAGGCCGGCTATTTCGACGCGGCCACCGAGATCCGTGAGCTCACGGCACCCGGAACCCACACGGTCTACCTCGTGCCCACGGAGCGCATTCCGGCCGAGGCGCCGACCACTCCCGACGGCTCGGCCTATCGGCTGCTCAAAGTCCACCAGTCGGCGATGCCGACGACGGGCGACGTCGAGTTCTTCTCGTTCCGCCGCTCCGAGGGCGCCTTCGACTCGTCATCCTCGCCCACGTTCGCCCCCCTGATGGACCAGGTCCACGTTCACTCCCAAGACGTTTCCGGTGGCGATTCCTGGCGCCAGGACGAACTTTCCCCGGGTGACACCTACTACGGCGCCGGTTACTCGGTCACTTTCGAGAACTTCGTGGCCGACGCCGGCGGGCCCGAAACCGACAGCATCGTCGAACTCACGGTCGTGATTGACGAATTCCTGCCGCCTTCCGATCTCGATGTCGTGACCGTTACGAGCAACCAGGCCGTGATCGACTGGTCCGCCGTACCCAACGCGGTCCAGTACACGGTCGGTCGCGACAACGTGCCCGTCGCGGTGATCGACGGAAGCGGTCCCCTGGAGTATGTCGACACCAACGTGGTGGCGGGAGCCACCTACGACTACCAGGTCTTCGCGACCAATGCCGACAGCGTGGACTCCGACTGGAGCGACCCCCTGACGGTGGTCATGGACTGCGCCGACGGCTTCGGCATCGCCATCGCCCCGGCCGCGCGGATCCGCTCGACGATCATCAAGAAGCCGGGTGCGACCGCCGAGACCTGGACCGTGACGATCGACTCGGACGACAGCCCGTCCTGCGGATCCCGGACTTTCACGATATCCGGGAGTTCGAACAGCCTTTACGACGTCGCGCCGAACCCCGCGTCGGTGACCATCCCCGCCGGCGGAAGCACGACCGTGGACGTCAAGCTCGCCTTCTGGCAGGCGGCCGGCGAAGGGATCTACCCGTTCACCGTGACGGTCGACGATGCGGATCCCGGCATCGCCGACCAGGATGTCGCGGGGAACCTGATCATCGACCTGACGGCTCCCTCGGTGCCGAACGGGCTGGCGTCGACCATGAAGAAGTTCAACAAGGTCAAGGTGATCTGGAATCCCTCGTCGGACCCGCTGTCCGGCGTGGCGAGCTACGAGATCAAGCGGGACGGCAGCATCGTCGGCGGTTCCACGACGAACTACTTCGTCGACACGGTCGACGCGATGCAGTCGCACACCTACGCGGTCCGGGCCATCGATGCGGCCGGCCACGTTTCTGGTTGGAGTGCCTTGCACACCTACATTCCGGGAATCCAGTAG
- the aroF gene encoding 3-deoxy-7-phosphoheptulonate synthase: MIIVMKETATVAELGRVIATLEERGFHPRPNHGAQRTIIGIMEAKEADLSGVADMPGVDQVAPVASSFKMVSRDFQPEPSVVKVGDLEIGGQSEFVVMAGPCGVESTEQLLATARHVKACGGRVLRGGAYKPRTSPYSFQGLREEGLKILAQARAETGLPIITEVISPELVPLVADYADILQIGARNMQNYALLEAVGRTRTPVMLKRGLMSTIEEMLLAAEYLMSGGNTQVMLCERGIRTFERATRNTLDLSAVPVIKRVSHLPVIIDPSHAVGHVDYVPDMCRASVAAGADGIIIETHPDPAVALSDGQQSLTFDAFAELMDSLRPIAAAMGRPMGAVAAG, translated from the coding sequence ATGATCATCGTCATGAAGGAGACGGCCACCGTGGCCGAGCTGGGCCGCGTCATCGCGACCCTCGAGGAGCGGGGTTTCCACCCGCGGCCGAACCACGGGGCCCAGCGCACCATCATCGGCATCATGGAGGCCAAGGAGGCCGACCTGTCCGGCGTGGCCGACATGCCCGGCGTCGACCAGGTGGCCCCGGTCGCCAGCAGCTTCAAGATGGTCAGCCGGGACTTCCAGCCCGAGCCCTCGGTGGTGAAGGTCGGCGACCTGGAGATCGGCGGCCAGAGCGAGTTCGTGGTCATGGCCGGGCCGTGCGGCGTGGAGTCGACCGAGCAGCTGCTCGCGACCGCCCGCCACGTGAAGGCCTGCGGCGGCCGCGTGCTGCGCGGCGGCGCCTACAAGCCGCGCACCTCGCCCTACAGCTTCCAGGGCCTGCGCGAGGAGGGCCTGAAGATCCTGGCCCAGGCCCGCGCCGAGACGGGCCTGCCCATCATCACCGAGGTGATCTCGCCCGAACTGGTGCCCCTGGTGGCGGACTACGCCGACATCCTGCAGATCGGCGCGCGCAACATGCAGAACTACGCCCTGCTCGAGGCGGTCGGCCGCACGCGCACGCCCGTCATGCTCAAGCGCGGGCTGATGTCGACCATCGAGGAGATGCTGCTGGCGGCGGAGTACCTCATGAGCGGCGGCAACACGCAGGTGATGCTGTGCGAGCGGGGCATCCGGACCTTCGAGCGCGCCACGCGCAACACCCTCGACCTGTCGGCCGTGCCGGTGATCAAGCGCGTCAGCCACCTGCCGGTGATCATCGACCCGAGCCACGCCGTGGGCCATGTGGACTACGTGCCGGACATGTGCCGGGCCTCGGTGGCCGCCGGCGCCGACGGGATCATCATCGAGACCCATCCCGACCCGGCGGTGGCCCTGAGCGACGGCCAGCAGAGCCTGACCTTCGACGCCTTCGCCGAGCTGATGGACAGCCTGCGTCCCATCGCGGCGGCCATGGGGCGGCCCATGGGGGCCGTGGCTGCGGGCTGA
- the trpA gene encoding tryptophan synthase subunit alpha: MNAPATTGRLGRLTTRLRADGVRPLVPFLTAGFPDRATSDALLGAVAAAGCPLVELGIPFSDPVADGPVIQAASQRALEAGMTLAGVFELADRARRAHGLEVVLMGYLNPLLKMGPEAFAARCGEVGVAGVIVPDLPPEESAGLRDLLAAHDVDLVDLIAPTTDPARLARNVARARGFLYLVSTTGVTGAGMGADDALAAYVGRVRRATELPLYVGFGIGTPEQAARVAGVADGAIVGSALLRTIAAATEAGTDVVSAAGAFLDTMAAAVATAAGTSREVDR, encoded by the coding sequence ATGAACGCTCCGGCGACGACCGGCCGCCTCGGCCGCCTGACCACCCGCCTGCGGGCCGACGGCGTGCGGCCCCTGGTGCCCTTCCTGACCGCGGGCTTCCCCGACCGCGCCACCTCGGACGCCCTGCTCGGCGCCGTGGCCGCCGCCGGCTGCCCCCTGGTCGAGCTGGGCATCCCCTTCAGCGATCCGGTGGCCGACGGGCCGGTGATCCAGGCCGCCTCGCAGCGGGCCCTCGAAGCGGGCATGACCCTGGCCGGCGTGTTCGAGCTGGCGGACCGCGCCCGCCGGGCCCACGGCCTCGAGGTGGTGCTCATGGGCTACCTGAACCCGCTGCTGAAGATGGGGCCGGAGGCCTTCGCGGCGCGCTGCGGCGAAGTGGGAGTCGCCGGGGTGATCGTGCCCGACCTGCCGCCGGAGGAGTCGGCCGGCCTGCGCGACCTGCTGGCCGCCCACGACGTGGACCTGGTCGACCTGATCGCGCCCACCACCGACCCCGCCCGGCTCGCCCGCAACGTGGCGCGCGCCCGCGGATTCCTGTATCTCGTGTCCACGACGGGGGTGACCGGCGCCGGCATGGGCGCCGACGACGCCCTGGCCGCCTACGTGGGCCGGGTGCGCCGCGCCACGGAACTGCCGCTGTACGTGGGCTTCGGCATCGGCACGCCGGAGCAGGCCGCCCGCGTGGCCGGCGTCGCCGACGGCGCCATCGTGGGCAGCGCCCTGCTGCGGACCATCGCGGCCGCCACCGAGGCCGGGACGGACGTCGTGTCCGCCGCCGGCGCCTTCCTCGACACCATGGCCGCCGCCGTCGCGACGGCCGCCGGGACCAGCAGAGAGGTCGACCGATGA
- the trpB gene encoding tryptophan synthase subunit beta has product MNRTAIFPPGGKGRFGPYGGQFVPETLMPCLEELERTWVAARADAAFAAELGELLADYTGRPTPLYRTRRFGADCGGGVRLYLKREDLNHTGAHKINNVLGQILLAQRMGKRRIVAETGAGQHGVATATACALMGLDCTVYMGEVDMARQAPNVRRMKLMGAEVRAVTSGARTLKDASSEAIRDWVTNVADTHYIIGSVVGPHPYPALVRDFQAVIGSEARAQVLAHEGRLPDLVVACVGGGSNAIGIFAGFTGDETVALHGVEAGGSDAGHSAALSLGEPGVLHGAFSYLLQDADGQVIPAHSIAAGLDYPGVGPEHSHLKDTGRARYGSVTDAEALQAFHDLSRLEGIIPALESSHALAWVRKLLADPAERDLLAARAGGAEPVIIVNLSGRGDKDMAGDGIGGHA; this is encoded by the coding sequence ATGAACCGCACGGCGATCTTCCCCCCCGGCGGCAAGGGGCGCTTCGGCCCCTACGGCGGCCAGTTCGTGCCCGAGACCCTGATGCCCTGCCTCGAGGAACTCGAGCGCACCTGGGTCGCGGCCCGGGCCGACGCCGCTTTCGCGGCCGAACTCGGCGAACTGCTGGCCGACTACACCGGCCGGCCGACGCCGCTCTACCGCACCCGGCGCTTCGGCGCGGACTGCGGCGGCGGCGTGCGGCTCTACCTCAAGCGCGAGGACCTGAACCACACCGGCGCCCACAAGATCAACAACGTGCTCGGCCAGATCCTGCTCGCGCAGCGCATGGGCAAGCGGCGCATCGTGGCCGAGACCGGCGCCGGCCAGCACGGCGTCGCCACGGCCACGGCCTGCGCCCTGATGGGCCTGGACTGCACCGTGTACATGGGCGAGGTCGACATGGCGCGGCAGGCGCCCAACGTGCGCCGCATGAAGCTCATGGGCGCCGAGGTGCGCGCCGTCACCAGCGGCGCCCGCACCCTCAAGGACGCCTCGAGCGAGGCCATCCGCGACTGGGTGACCAACGTGGCCGACACCCACTACATCATCGGCTCGGTGGTGGGACCGCATCCCTACCCCGCCCTGGTGCGCGACTTCCAGGCCGTGATCGGCAGCGAGGCGCGCGCGCAGGTCCTCGCCCACGAAGGGCGGCTGCCCGACCTGGTCGTGGCCTGCGTGGGCGGCGGCAGCAACGCCATCGGCATCTTCGCCGGCTTCACGGGCGACGAGACGGTGGCCCTGCACGGGGTCGAGGCGGGCGGCTCGGACGCCGGCCACTCGGCTGCCCTCAGCCTGGGCGAGCCGGGCGTGCTGCACGGGGCGTTCTCCTACCTGCTGCAGGACGCCGACGGCCAGGTGATCCCGGCCCACAGCATCGCCGCGGGGCTCGACTACCCCGGCGTCGGCCCCGAGCACAGCCACCTGAAGGACACCGGCCGCGCCCGCTACGGCAGCGTCACCGACGCCGAGGCCCTGCAGGCCTTCCACGACCTGTCGCGACTCGAGGGGATCATCCCGGCCCTCGAGTCGAGCCACGCCCTGGCCTGGGTGCGCAAGCTGCTGGCCGACCCGGCCGAACGCGACCTGCTCGCCGCCCGCGCCGGCGGGGCCGAGCCGGTGATCATCGTCAACCTCTCCGGCCGCGGCGACAAGGACATGGCCGGCGACGGGATCGGAGGCCACGCATGA
- the trpD gene encoding anthranilate phosphoribosyltransferase translates to MSERGNRPGADVSREVLATLIAGRDLDAATAETLMNAVMAGEVPTARLAGILVALRAKGETVAEISGLARAMRDNAVAVRPARTDLVDTCGTGGDGTGTFNISTATALVAAGMGCGVAKHGNRAVSSACGSADVLEELGVDLNLAPDAVADLIDAVGLGFLFAPGLHPAMRHAMPARRELGVRTVFNVLGPLTNPAGARRQLLGVFDPELCAPLAEVLGALGAEKAFVVHGAGGLDEVSLLGTTRVAALVDGTVTTSTFDPRDVGLAPCRPGDLAGGDAARNAAIIRGILAGEPGPAADVVALNAAFVAVVADKASDVAGGLALARAALASGAAARVLENLVARSAALAGGGA, encoded by the coding sequence ATGTCTGAGCGGGGCAACCGGCCGGGGGCTGACGTCAGCCGCGAGGTGCTGGCGACCCTGATCGCGGGCCGTGACCTCGACGCGGCCACCGCGGAGACGCTGATGAACGCGGTCATGGCCGGCGAGGTGCCGACGGCGCGCCTGGCCGGGATCCTCGTGGCGCTGCGGGCCAAGGGCGAGACCGTGGCCGAGATCTCCGGGCTGGCGCGCGCCATGCGGGACAACGCCGTGGCGGTGCGGCCGGCGCGCACCGACCTGGTCGACACCTGCGGCACCGGCGGCGACGGCACCGGCACCTTCAACATCTCGACGGCGACCGCCCTGGTGGCCGCGGGCATGGGCTGCGGCGTGGCCAAGCACGGCAACCGCGCCGTGAGCTCGGCCTGCGGCAGCGCCGACGTGCTCGAGGAGCTGGGCGTCGACCTGAACCTGGCGCCCGACGCCGTGGCCGACCTGATCGACGCCGTGGGCCTCGGCTTCCTCTTCGCGCCGGGGCTGCATCCGGCCATGAGGCACGCCATGCCCGCGCGCCGCGAGCTGGGCGTGCGCACCGTGTTCAACGTGCTGGGCCCGCTTACCAACCCGGCCGGGGCCCGGCGGCAGCTGCTCGGGGTGTTCGATCCGGAGCTGTGCGCGCCCCTGGCCGAGGTGCTCGGCGCCCTGGGCGCGGAGAAGGCGTTCGTCGTCCACGGCGCCGGGGGACTGGACGAGGTGTCGCTGCTCGGGACCACCCGGGTGGCCGCCCTCGTCGACGGGACCGTGACGACGAGCACGTTCGATCCGCGCGACGTGGGCCTGGCGCCCTGCCGGCCGGGGGACCTGGCCGGCGGCGACGCGGCGCGCAACGCGGCGATCATCCGCGGCATCCTGGCGGGAGAACCCGGACCCGCCGCCGACGTGGTGGCCCTGAACGCGGCCTTCGTGGCGGTGGTCGCCGACAAGGCGTCCGACGTGGCGGGCGGGCTCGCGCTCGCCCGCGCGGCGCTGGCCTCGGGCGCGGCGGCCCGCGTGCTGGAGAACCTGGTCGCCCGCTCGGCGGCCCTCGCCGGAGGTGGCGCATGA
- a CDS encoding aminodeoxychorismate/anthranilate synthase component II — protein MHLLIDNYDSFTYNIVQLLGELGAAITVVRNDHLTVEAALSLAPESLIVSPGPGTPDDAGISVELIRAFAGRGPILGVCLGHQSIVQAFGGRIVRAERVMHGKTSRVYHDGRTIYANVSNPFQATRYHSLIAVEADLPGELTVSSYTSGGEIMGVRHRELPIEGVQFHPESILTPEGRTLLGNFLRLSGKGAAHV, from the coding sequence ATGCATCTGCTGATCGACAACTACGACTCGTTCACCTACAACATCGTTCAGCTGCTGGGCGAACTGGGCGCCGCGATCACGGTCGTGCGCAACGACCACCTGACCGTCGAAGCCGCCCTGTCCCTCGCCCCCGAGTCGCTCATCGTCTCCCCCGGGCCGGGCACGCCGGACGACGCCGGCATCAGCGTCGAGCTGATCCGGGCCTTCGCCGGGCGCGGGCCGATCCTCGGCGTGTGCCTCGGGCACCAGAGCATCGTGCAGGCCTTCGGCGGACGCATCGTGCGGGCCGAGCGGGTGATGCACGGCAAGACGAGCCGGGTGTACCACGACGGGCGCACCATCTACGCCAACGTGTCGAACCCCTTCCAGGCCACGCGCTACCACTCGCTCATCGCGGTGGAGGCCGACCTGCCGGGCGAGCTGACCGTCTCGAGCTACACCTCCGGCGGCGAGATCATGGGCGTGCGCCACCGGGAGCTGCCCATCGAGGGCGTGCAGTTCCACCCCGAGTCGATCCTGACGCCCGAGGGGCGCACCCTGCTGGGCAACTTCCTGCGCCTGTCCGGGAAGGGGGCCGCCCATGTCTGA
- the trpE gene encoding anthranilate synthase component I yields MISPTRTDYIDRSRDGQHVPVRATIPADLETPVSVYLKLQEFMGTRDGGSAFLFESVERGVQMGRHSFIGLSAETDIQLTDGRVRTRRGDAPASEAPVDPKDPLGPVREELAAQPVAHDPEHELPPPFGGAVGYVGFDIVKYFENIPLPAATADDLPDYRFMFPRTLVVFDHVKSEIEIVTLPRGDDPEKAHARACSEIEGILHALDQPLPAGARSERRTGDARGRGPADPSAGLASNFTREEFRDVVVRAQEHILAGDAFQIVLSQRLSGETVVAPFQIYRALRILNPSPYLFYLDFGEFQLIGSSPEMMVRLAGGRLQVNPIAGTRPRGRTVADDNALAEDLLADEKERAEHVMLVDLGRNDLGRVCRTGTVKVDDFMAVERYSHVMHLVSRVSGELDAGVDMFDALRATFPAGTVSGAPKIRAMEIITDLEGDRRGHYAGAVGYFGQSGDMDMCITIRTLLMRQGRFSVQAGAGIVADSDPAREHQESLDKIRALTRAVRIAEEGL; encoded by the coding sequence ATGATCTCGCCGACCCGCACCGACTACATCGACCGCAGCCGCGACGGGCAGCATGTGCCCGTGCGGGCGACGATTCCCGCCGACCTCGAGACCCCCGTCTCGGTGTACCTGAAACTGCAGGAGTTCATGGGCACCCGCGACGGCGGCAGCGCCTTCCTCTTCGAGAGCGTCGAGCGCGGCGTGCAGATGGGGCGGCACAGCTTCATCGGCCTGTCGGCCGAGACCGACATCCAGCTCACGGACGGCCGGGTCCGGACCCGGCGCGGCGACGCGCCGGCGTCCGAGGCCCCGGTCGATCCGAAGGATCCGCTGGGCCCCGTGCGCGAGGAGCTGGCCGCCCAGCCGGTGGCCCACGATCCCGAGCACGAGCTCCCGCCCCCCTTCGGCGGCGCCGTGGGCTACGTGGGCTTCGACATCGTCAAGTACTTCGAGAACATTCCGCTGCCCGCGGCCACGGCCGACGACCTGCCCGACTACCGCTTCATGTTCCCGCGCACGCTGGTCGTGTTCGACCACGTGAAGAGCGAGATCGAGATCGTGACCCTGCCGCGCGGGGACGACCCGGAGAAGGCCCACGCCCGGGCCTGCAGCGAGATCGAGGGCATCCTGCACGCGCTGGACCAGCCCCTGCCGGCCGGCGCCCGCAGCGAACGCCGCACCGGCGACGCGCGCGGTCGCGGCCCGGCCGACCCCAGCGCCGGCCTCGCCTCGAACTTCACGCGCGAGGAGTTCAGGGACGTCGTGGTCCGGGCCCAGGAGCACATCCTGGCCGGCGACGCCTTCCAGATCGTGCTCTCCCAGCGCCTGAGCGGCGAGACCGTGGTGGCCCCCTTCCAGATCTACCGCGCCCTGCGCATCCTCAATCCCAGCCCGTACCTCTTCTACCTCGACTTCGGCGAGTTCCAGCTCATCGGTTCGTCGCCCGAGATGATGGTGCGGCTCGCCGGCGGCCGCCTGCAGGTGAACCCCATCGCGGGCACGCGCCCGCGCGGCCGGACGGTGGCCGACGACAACGCCCTGGCCGAGGATCTGCTGGCCGACGAGAAGGAGCGCGCCGAGCACGTGATGCTCGTGGATCTCGGGCGCAACGACCTGGGACGCGTGTGCCGGACCGGGACGGTGAAGGTCGACGACTTCATGGCCGTCGAGCGGTACAGCCACGTCATGCACCTGGTGAGTCGCGTCTCGGGCGAACTGGACGCGGGGGTGGACATGTTCGATGCGCTGCGCGCCACCTTCCCGGCCGGCACCGTCTCGGGGGCGCCGAAGATCCGCGCCATGGAGATCATCACCGATCTGGAGGGCGACCGCCGCGGGCACTACGCCGGGGCGGTCGGCTACTTCGGCCAGTCCGGCGACATGGACATGTGCATCACCATCCGCACCCTGCTCATGCGGCAGGGCCGCTTCAGCGTGCAGGCCGGGGCCGGCATCGTGGCCGACTCGGATCCCGCCAGGGAACACCAGGAATCGCTGGACAAGATCCGGGCCCTGACCCGCGCCGTCCGCATCGCCGAGGAGGGGCTGTAG